Proteins encoded within one genomic window of Panicum virgatum strain AP13 chromosome 1N, P.virgatum_v5, whole genome shotgun sequence:
- the LOC120657596 gene encoding cellulose synthase-like protein G2 isoform X4 gives MPNLIYFSREKCPGFPHHFKAGSLNSLVRASSILTNAPLILTIDCDMYSNDPTSPQRALCYFLDPIASSKLAYVQFPQRFQGLNKSDIYGGEMKHLFKMNPYGMDGFGGPNYLGSNTFLARRALFDSSLESESGRNLLEPEKVLEMATEAAACNYETGTKWGKTIGFCYGSLTEDLHTGFWLHCEGWTSVFCDPPQAAFLGDAPKTLHDALSQCKRWNVGQYEVMYLLGISLLRRVHAVTGQFFGMQVGFTRHSPLTFGVRKTSLGLGLTYSHLAFWGLWCIPINNTYALLPQLALVNSRPLFPKSSDPWFYLYTYLFVAAYTQDMLDFIYHKGTLRFWWSDQRMWLMRSLTSFTFGSIQFACKQLNISTQSFNVTNKVR, from the exons ATGCCCAATCTGATTTACTTTTCAAGGGAGAAGTGTCCTGGTTTTCCTCACCACTTCAAAGCTGGGTCACTTAATTCTCTG GTCCGTGCCTCGAGCATCCTAACAAACGCACCATTGATCCTAACAATCGACTGTGACATGTACTCCAACGACCCGACCTCACCTCAACGTGCACTATGCTATTTCCTAGACCCTATTGCTTCAAGCAAGCTTGCATATGTTCAGTTCCCTCAGCGTTTTCAAGGACTCAACAAGAGCGACATATATGGAGGTGAGATGAAACACCTCTTCAAGATGAACCCTTATGGCATGGACGGGTTTGGTGGGCCAAATTACCTTGGGAGCAATACATTTCTAGCAAGGCGGGCATTATTTGATTCATCGTTGGAAAGTGAAAGTGGTCGTAATCTGCTCGAACCAGAGAAGGTTTTAGAAATGGCAACGGAGGCTGCAGCATGCAACTATGAGACAGGGACAAAATGGGGCAAAACT ATTGGATTCTGCTATGGTTCACTTACAGAGGATTTACACACCGGTTTTTGGCTGCATTGCGAAGGTTGGACTTCCGTGTTTTGTGACCCACCGCAGGCTGCCTTCCTAGGTGATGCACCAAAGACCCTGCACGATGCACTTAGCCAGTGCAAGAGGTGGAATGTGGGGCAATATGAGGTAATGTATTTATTAGGTATAAGTCTACTGAGACGAGTTCATGCTGTTACGGGTCAATTTTTTGGGATGCAGGTGGGATTTACTCGGCACTCACCCTTAACCTTTGGAGTCAGAAAAACATCTCTTGGTTTGGGGTTGACTTACTCCCATCTTGCCTTTTGGGGTCTTTGGTGTATCCCTATCAACAACACATATGCTCTTTTACCACAGCTGGCTCTGGTCAACAGTAGGCCATTATTTCCAAAG TCATCAGATCCATGGTTCTACCTCTACACGTACCTCTTTGTGGCAGCCTATACCCAAGACATGCTTGACTTCATTTACCACAAGGGCACGTTAAGATTCTGGTGGAGTGATCAGAGGATGTGGCTTATGCGTAGCCTCACCTCGTTCACCTTCGGTTCAATCCAATTTGCGTGCAAGCAGCTCAACATCTCCACCCAAAGTTTCAACGTGACAAACAAG GTACGATGA
- the LOC120657596 gene encoding cellulose synthase-like protein G2 isoform X2 — translation MPNLIYFSREKCPGFPHHFKAGSLNSLVRASSILTNAPLILTIDCDMYSNDPTSPQRALCYFLDPIASSKLAYVQFPQRFQGLNKSDIYGGEMKHLFKMNPYGMDGFGGPNYLGSNTFLARRALFDSSLESESGRNLLEPEKVLEMATEAAACNYETGTKWGKTIGFCYGSLTEDLHTGFWLHCEGWTSVFCDPPQAAFLGDAPKTLHDALSQCKRWNVGQYEVGFTRHSPLTFGVRKTSLGLGLTYSHLAFWGLWCIPINNTYALLPQLALVNSRPLFPKSSDPWFYLYTYLFVAAYTQDMLDFIYHKGTLRFWWSDQRMWLMRSLTSFTFGSIQFACKQLNISTQSFNVTNKVMDDEQIKRYDEGTFDFGVDSPFFVILSTAALLNLCAILVGIFRYNINMVAEMLLTGYGVANSWPVYEAIFLRSDNGKMPDGVKLRAFFLTGILFAGGFLVFNA, via the exons ATGCCCAATCTGATTTACTTTTCAAGGGAGAAGTGTCCTGGTTTTCCTCACCACTTCAAAGCTGGGTCACTTAATTCTCTG GTCCGTGCCTCGAGCATCCTAACAAACGCACCATTGATCCTAACAATCGACTGTGACATGTACTCCAACGACCCGACCTCACCTCAACGTGCACTATGCTATTTCCTAGACCCTATTGCTTCAAGCAAGCTTGCATATGTTCAGTTCCCTCAGCGTTTTCAAGGACTCAACAAGAGCGACATATATGGAGGTGAGATGAAACACCTCTTCAAGATGAACCCTTATGGCATGGACGGGTTTGGTGGGCCAAATTACCTTGGGAGCAATACATTTCTAGCAAGGCGGGCATTATTTGATTCATCGTTGGAAAGTGAAAGTGGTCGTAATCTGCTCGAACCAGAGAAGGTTTTAGAAATGGCAACGGAGGCTGCAGCATGCAACTATGAGACAGGGACAAAATGGGGCAAAACT ATTGGATTCTGCTATGGTTCACTTACAGAGGATTTACACACCGGTTTTTGGCTGCATTGCGAAGGTTGGACTTCCGTGTTTTGTGACCCACCGCAGGCTGCCTTCCTAGGTGATGCACCAAAGACCCTGCACGATGCACTTAGCCAGTGCAAGAGGTGGAATGTGGGGCAATATGAG GTGGGATTTACTCGGCACTCACCCTTAACCTTTGGAGTCAGAAAAACATCTCTTGGTTTGGGGTTGACTTACTCCCATCTTGCCTTTTGGGGTCTTTGGTGTATCCCTATCAACAACACATATGCTCTTTTACCACAGCTGGCTCTGGTCAACAGTAGGCCATTATTTCCAAAG TCATCAGATCCATGGTTCTACCTCTACACGTACCTCTTTGTGGCAGCCTATACCCAAGACATGCTTGACTTCATTTACCACAAGGGCACGTTAAGATTCTGGTGGAGTGATCAGAGGATGTGGCTTATGCGTAGCCTCACCTCGTTCACCTTCGGTTCAATCCAATTTGCGTGCAAGCAGCTCAACATCTCCACCCAAAGTTTCAACGTGACAAACAAGGTCATGGACGATGAACAAATCAAGCG GTACGATGAGGGCACTTTCGATTTTGGTGTAGATTCTCCGTTCTTCGTCATACTAAGCACAGCGGCATTGCTCAATCTTTGTGCGATCCTGGTAGGAATTTTCAGATACAACATCAACATGGTTGCAGAAATGCTGTTAACTGGATATGGCGTGGCCAATAGCTGGCCGGTATATGAGGCAATATTTCTCAGGAGTGACAATGGCAAGATGCCTGACGGAGTAAAACTTCGAGCTTTTTTCTTGACAGGCATATTGTTTGCGGGGGGCTTTCTGGTATTTAATGCTTAA
- the LOC120657596 gene encoding cellulose synthase-like protein G2 isoform X1, with the protein MPNLIYFSREKCPGFPHHFKAGSLNSLVRASSILTNAPLILTIDCDMYSNDPTSPQRALCYFLDPIASSKLAYVQFPQRFQGLNKSDIYGGEMKHLFKMNPYGMDGFGGPNYLGSNTFLARRALFDSSLESESGRNLLEPEKVLEMATEAAACNYETGTKWGKTIGFCYGSLTEDLHTGFWLHCEGWTSVFCDPPQAAFLGDAPKTLHDALSQCKRWNVGQYEVMYLLGISLLRRVHAVTGQFFGMQVGFTRHSPLTFGVRKTSLGLGLTYSHLAFWGLWCIPINNTYALLPQLALVNSRPLFPKSSDPWFYLYTYLFVAAYTQDMLDFIYHKGTLRFWWSDQRMWLMRSLTSFTFGSIQFACKQLNISTQSFNVTNKVMDDEQIKRYDEGTFDFGVDSPFFVILSTAALLNLCAILVGIFRYNINMVAEMLLTGYGVANSWPVYEAIFLRSDNGKMPDGVKLRAFFLTGILFAGGFLVFNA; encoded by the exons ATGCCCAATCTGATTTACTTTTCAAGGGAGAAGTGTCCTGGTTTTCCTCACCACTTCAAAGCTGGGTCACTTAATTCTCTG GTCCGTGCCTCGAGCATCCTAACAAACGCACCATTGATCCTAACAATCGACTGTGACATGTACTCCAACGACCCGACCTCACCTCAACGTGCACTATGCTATTTCCTAGACCCTATTGCTTCAAGCAAGCTTGCATATGTTCAGTTCCCTCAGCGTTTTCAAGGACTCAACAAGAGCGACATATATGGAGGTGAGATGAAACACCTCTTCAAGATGAACCCTTATGGCATGGACGGGTTTGGTGGGCCAAATTACCTTGGGAGCAATACATTTCTAGCAAGGCGGGCATTATTTGATTCATCGTTGGAAAGTGAAAGTGGTCGTAATCTGCTCGAACCAGAGAAGGTTTTAGAAATGGCAACGGAGGCTGCAGCATGCAACTATGAGACAGGGACAAAATGGGGCAAAACT ATTGGATTCTGCTATGGTTCACTTACAGAGGATTTACACACCGGTTTTTGGCTGCATTGCGAAGGTTGGACTTCCGTGTTTTGTGACCCACCGCAGGCTGCCTTCCTAGGTGATGCACCAAAGACCCTGCACGATGCACTTAGCCAGTGCAAGAGGTGGAATGTGGGGCAATATGAGGTAATGTATTTATTAGGTATAAGTCTACTGAGACGAGTTCATGCTGTTACGGGTCAATTTTTTGGGATGCAGGTGGGATTTACTCGGCACTCACCCTTAACCTTTGGAGTCAGAAAAACATCTCTTGGTTTGGGGTTGACTTACTCCCATCTTGCCTTTTGGGGTCTTTGGTGTATCCCTATCAACAACACATATGCTCTTTTACCACAGCTGGCTCTGGTCAACAGTAGGCCATTATTTCCAAAG TCATCAGATCCATGGTTCTACCTCTACACGTACCTCTTTGTGGCAGCCTATACCCAAGACATGCTTGACTTCATTTACCACAAGGGCACGTTAAGATTCTGGTGGAGTGATCAGAGGATGTGGCTTATGCGTAGCCTCACCTCGTTCACCTTCGGTTCAATCCAATTTGCGTGCAAGCAGCTCAACATCTCCACCCAAAGTTTCAACGTGACAAACAAGGTCATGGACGATGAACAAATCAAGCG GTACGATGAGGGCACTTTCGATTTTGGTGTAGATTCTCCGTTCTTCGTCATACTAAGCACAGCGGCATTGCTCAATCTTTGTGCGATCCTGGTAGGAATTTTCAGATACAACATCAACATGGTTGCAGAAATGCTGTTAACTGGATATGGCGTGGCCAATAGCTGGCCGGTATATGAGGCAATATTTCTCAGGAGTGACAATGGCAAGATGCCTGACGGAGTAAAACTTCGAGCTTTTTTCTTGACAGGCATATTGTTTGCGGGGGGCTTTCTGGTATTTAATGCTTAA
- the LOC120657596 gene encoding cellulose synthase-like protein G2 isoform X3, whose translation MYSNDPTSPQRALCYFLDPIASSKLAYVQFPQRFQGLNKSDIYGGEMKHLFKMNPYGMDGFGGPNYLGSNTFLARRALFDSSLESESGRNLLEPEKVLEMATEAAACNYETGTKWGKTIGFCYGSLTEDLHTGFWLHCEGWTSVFCDPPQAAFLGDAPKTLHDALSQCKRWNVGQYEVMYLLGISLLRRVHAVTGQFFGMQVGFTRHSPLTFGVRKTSLGLGLTYSHLAFWGLWCIPINNTYALLPQLALVNSRPLFPKSSDPWFYLYTYLFVAAYTQDMLDFIYHKGTLRFWWSDQRMWLMRSLTSFTFGSIQFACKQLNISTQSFNVTNKVMDDEQIKRYDEGTFDFGVDSPFFVILSTAALLNLCAILVGIFRYNINMVAEMLLTGYGVANSWPVYEAIFLRSDNGKMPDGVKLRAFFLTGILFAGGFLVFNA comes from the exons ATGTACTCCAACGACCCGACCTCACCTCAACGTGCACTATGCTATTTCCTAGACCCTATTGCTTCAAGCAAGCTTGCATATGTTCAGTTCCCTCAGCGTTTTCAAGGACTCAACAAGAGCGACATATATGGAGGTGAGATGAAACACCTCTTCAAGATGAACCCTTATGGCATGGACGGGTTTGGTGGGCCAAATTACCTTGGGAGCAATACATTTCTAGCAAGGCGGGCATTATTTGATTCATCGTTGGAAAGTGAAAGTGGTCGTAATCTGCTCGAACCAGAGAAGGTTTTAGAAATGGCAACGGAGGCTGCAGCATGCAACTATGAGACAGGGACAAAATGGGGCAAAACT ATTGGATTCTGCTATGGTTCACTTACAGAGGATTTACACACCGGTTTTTGGCTGCATTGCGAAGGTTGGACTTCCGTGTTTTGTGACCCACCGCAGGCTGCCTTCCTAGGTGATGCACCAAAGACCCTGCACGATGCACTTAGCCAGTGCAAGAGGTGGAATGTGGGGCAATATGAGGTAATGTATTTATTAGGTATAAGTCTACTGAGACGAGTTCATGCTGTTACGGGTCAATTTTTTGGGATGCAGGTGGGATTTACTCGGCACTCACCCTTAACCTTTGGAGTCAGAAAAACATCTCTTGGTTTGGGGTTGACTTACTCCCATCTTGCCTTTTGGGGTCTTTGGTGTATCCCTATCAACAACACATATGCTCTTTTACCACAGCTGGCTCTGGTCAACAGTAGGCCATTATTTCCAAAG TCATCAGATCCATGGTTCTACCTCTACACGTACCTCTTTGTGGCAGCCTATACCCAAGACATGCTTGACTTCATTTACCACAAGGGCACGTTAAGATTCTGGTGGAGTGATCAGAGGATGTGGCTTATGCGTAGCCTCACCTCGTTCACCTTCGGTTCAATCCAATTTGCGTGCAAGCAGCTCAACATCTCCACCCAAAGTTTCAACGTGACAAACAAGGTCATGGACGATGAACAAATCAAGCG GTACGATGAGGGCACTTTCGATTTTGGTGTAGATTCTCCGTTCTTCGTCATACTAAGCACAGCGGCATTGCTCAATCTTTGTGCGATCCTGGTAGGAATTTTCAGATACAACATCAACATGGTTGCAGAAATGCTGTTAACTGGATATGGCGTGGCCAATAGCTGGCCGGTATATGAGGCAATATTTCTCAGGAGTGACAATGGCAAGATGCCTGACGGAGTAAAACTTCGAGCTTTTTTCTTGACAGGCATATTGTTTGCGGGGGGCTTTCTGGTATTTAATGCTTAA
- the LOC120657597 gene encoding carboxyl-terminal-processing peptidase 2, chloroplastic-like has product MATCSRPLFVSASAASSASPSRACLRRLHTVAVVSIWEPSPPLRAAACCFAQTKHCCRRSTKCLASGPSVSRLTRPIKRLLSRYSSLMIAMHGNISRFYQAISALHQDGRSKHFMSVGFGRIVLGMVLVMSISSASYTAPSSSALTEENLLFLEAWRAVDRAYYDKSFNGQSWFRYRENALRNEPMNTREETYAAIKKMLSTLDDPFTRFLEPEKLKSLRSGTQGALTGVGLSIGYPMAINGSPSGFAVMTATPGGPAEKAGILPGDIILAIDDRSTEDMDIYDAAERLQGPEGSSVDLSICSGPSTRHVVLTRQTVTLNPVRSRMCEIPGAKGSSKIGYIKLTTFNQNAAESVREAIKTLRDNNVKSFVLDLRNNSGGLFPEGIQIAKIWMDKGVIVYICDSQGVRDIYEADGADTIAASEPLVVLVNKGTASASEILAGALKDNKRAVVYGEPTYGKGKIQSVFGLSDGSGLAVTVARYETPAHTDIDKVGVIPDQPLPASFPTDEDGFCSCLRDSTAPCNLNAAQLFAKS; this is encoded by the exons ATGGCGACGTGCTCTCGCCCGCTTTTCGTTTCCGCAtccgccgcgtcctccgcctcgccgtcgcgggCTTGCCTTCGCCGCCTTCACACG GTGGCAGTTGTCTCTATATGGGAACCTTCTCCACCTCTACGTGCAGCAGCCTGCTGTTTCGCTCAAACAAAGCATTGCTGTAGGAGATCGACCAAATGTTTAGCAAGTGGACCGTCTGTGTCCAGATTGACACGACCAATAAAGAGATTGCTGTCTCGTTACTCTTCACTGATGATTGCCATGCACGGCAATATAAGTCGGTTTTACCAGGCCATTAGTGCATTGCACCAGGATGGGCGATCTAAGCACTTCATGTCTGTTGGTTTTGGCCGTATCGTTTTAGGGATGGTGCTCGTCATGTCCATATCGTCAGCTTCTTATACAGCACCTTCAT CATCGGCACTTACAGAGGAAAACTTGCTTTTCCTGGAGGCTTGGCGCGCAGTTGATCGAGCATACTACGACAAATCATTCAATGGGCAAAGTTGGTTTAGATACCGTGAAAATGCCCTTCGCAATGAACCGATGAATACAAGGGAAGAGACAT ATGCAGCAATCAAGAAAATGCTTTCAACATTGGATGATCCATTCACCCGTTTCTTGGAACCTGAGAAATTGAAGAGCTTGCGG TCTGGTACGCAAGGCGCACTCACAGGTGTAGGTTTATCGATTGGTTACCCAATGGCGATTAATGGATCACCTTCAGGATTTGCTGTAATGACAGCCACCCCAGGTGGTCCTGCAGAAAAGGCTGGCATTCTTCCTGGAGACATCATTTTGGCAATTGACGACAGAAGCACTGAAGACATGGATATATATGATGCTGCAGAGCGCTTACA GGGCCCTGAAGGAAGTTCAGTAGATTTGTCTATTTGTAGTGGCCCCAGTACCAGGCATGTGGTTCTAAC GAGACAAACAGTCACTTTAAACCCAGTGAGGTCTAGGATGTGTGAGATTCCAGGTGCAAAAGGTAGCTCAAAGATCGGTTACATAAAATTGACAACATTTAACCAAAATGCCGCAG AGTCTGTTAGGGAGGCCATTAAGACATTAAGGGACAATAATGTTAAATCCTTTGTGTTGGATCTGCGGAATAACAG TGGTGGCCTGTTTCCTGAAGGAATTCAAATTGCAAAAATTTG GATGGACAAGGGAGTTATTGTGTATATATGTGATAGCCAAGGTGTTCGTGACATTTATGAGGCAGATGGAGCCGACACAATTGCTGCATCAGAACCTTTGGTTGTGCTG GTAAATAAAGGAACTGCAAGTGCAAGTGAGATCCTTGCTGGAGCACTGAAAGACAATAAAAGGGCAGTCGTATATGGGGAACCAACATACGGAAAAGG GAAGATTCAGTCGGTTTTTGGATTATCTGATGGATCTGGCTTAGCTGTGACCGTAGCACGCTATGAAACTCCTGCACATACCGACATAGACAAG GTTGGTGTGATCCCGGACCAACCACTGCCAGCCTCATTCCCTACAGATGAAGATGGCTTCTGCAGCTGCCTTAGGGATTCGACGGCTCCTTGCAATCTGAATGCCGCGCAGCTGTTTGCGAAATCATGA
- the LOC120657598 gene encoding exosome complex component CSL4-like, which produces MAATAMDHDGGGDDDVVTPGELLGNSLTLVAGRGAYAEGRSVRASVTGRRRIVPPAPGSDDQRSTVEVVGHKAHGAVPQPGSVVIARVTKVMARMANADIMCVDSKAIKEKFTGLIRQQDVRATEIDKVDMYQSYRPGDIVRAVVLSLGDARAYYLSTAKNELGVVSAQSIAGGTLVPISWTEMQCDLTGQIELRKVAKVE; this is translated from the exons ATGGCGGCCACCGCGATggaccacgacggcggcggcgatgacgaCGTCGTCACGCCGGGGGAGCTCCTGGGTAATTCGTTAACCCTCGTGGCCGGACGCGGAGCCTACGCGGAAGGTCGTTCCGTGCGCGCGTCagtcaccggccgccgccgcatcgtGCCGCCCGCACCTGGCTCCGACGACCAG AGGTCTACGGTGGAGGTGGTGGGGCACAAGGCGCATGGAGCCGTGCCCCAGCCTGGAAGCGTCGTCATCGCCCGA GTAACAAAGGTTATGGCTAGAATGGCCAATGCTGATATAATGTGTGTTGACTCAAAGGCTATCAAAGAAAAATTCACTGGCCTGATAAG GCAGCAAGATGTTCGTGCGACTGAAATCGATAAGGTGGATATGTACCAGTCATATCGGCCTGGGGACATTGTTAGAGCCGTGGTT CTTTCTCTTGGTGATGCAAGGGCATATTATCTTTCCACTGCGAAGAATGAACTTGGTGTTGTTTCAGCGCAAAGTATAGCTG GTGGTACATTGGTTCCAATCAGTTGGACTGAGATGCAATGTGACTTGACTGGGCAAATTGAGCTAAGGAAAGTTGCAAAGGTGGAATAG